From Aspergillus chevalieri M1 DNA, chromosome 4, nearly complete sequence, a single genomic window includes:
- a CDS encoding cullin family protein (COG:D;~EggNog:ENOG410PGFA;~InterPro:IPR036317,IPR036388,IPR001373,IPR019559, IPR036390,IPR016159,IPR016158,IPR016157;~PFAM:PF10557,PF00888;~go_component: GO:0031461 - cullin-RING ubiquitin ligase complex [Evidence IEA];~go_function: GO:0031625 - ubiquitin protein ligase binding [Evidence IEA];~go_process: GO:0006511 - ubiquitin-dependent protein catabolic process [Evidence IEA]), whose protein sequence is MQQNSRGATEHRTGKRKSIGKRKNPEEEISSSSQRQQPQHPLPQQQQTISELLSRNQDRGHPPYLSPKRARLSPTPSDSSSSTRPQALRSPTSMYNFSNSDSRAGGAFGQSSSGPGTYNPTAKAGPAFATSRQSNFTPHTGAKKLVVKNLRTTPRLNQDSYFEKVWGQLDTALGTVFGGGKPETSLEELYKGAENVCRQGRAAILAKKLQDCCREHVSGKLRETLVAKAGGGNDIDTLRAVVDTWATWQSELVTVRWMFYYLDQSFLLHSKEFPVIREMGLLQFRSYIFSDAILKPKILQGACDLVEADRSEGNDTTADSSLLRNAIDLFHGLDVYISDYEPLLVSRSKDYFSLWTQQETTGYLATFVENSHRLIAREVNRCELFSLSRSTKQKLSEILDEVLLSQEDFLLDKKDILGLLRASNKTALEKLYALLERKDLGSRLKPAFGSYIVEEGSEIVADEDKEGEMVPRLLEFKQQLDDTWTDSFHRHEELGHTLRESFDAFMNKDSKMETKMGEMIAKHVDRLLKGGWKLPTRRKLEDMPLADEDAEINRQLDQVLDLFRFVHGKLVFETFYKNDLARRLLMGRSASDDAEKSMLAKLRTECGSSFTHNLESMFKDMDVARDEMAGYSSIQRQRKHRLPVDLNVNVLSAASWPTYPDVQVRIPPVVATAINDFEQFYHNKYNGRRLHWKHQLAHCQLRAWFPKGVKELMVSSSQAIVLLLFNDVPEGGTLQYPQIQGATLLPDVELQRTLQSLACAKYRVLSKRPKGRDVNPTDEFAFNEAFTDPKMRIKINQIQLKETKEENKTTHERVAVDRHMETQAAIVRIMKSRKTITHAELVAEVIKATRSRGMLEVGEIKENIEKLIEKDYMEREEGNRYQYVA, encoded by the exons ATGCAGCAGAACTCGAGAGGCGCCACCGAGCACAGGACCGGTAAGCGCAAGTCGATTGGCAAGAGAAAGAATCCCGAAGAGgaaatatcatcatcatctcagcgtcaacaaccacaacatcCTCTCccgcaacagcaacaaaccATTTCAGAGCTCCTGTCTAGGAACCAGGATAGAGGCCATCCGCCATATCTCTCCCCCAAGCGCGCTCGATTATCGCCCACTCCTTCGGATTCATCGTCGTCGACTCGACCACAAGCACTGAGATCCCCCACTAGTATGTACAATTTCTCGAATTCGGATTCCAGGGCAGGCGGGGCATTTGGACAGAGCTCGTCTGGTCCAGGTACCTACAACCCAACGGCCAAAGCTGGCCCCGCCTTCGCGACATCCCGTCAAAGCAACTTCACACCACATACCGGCGCGAAGAAATTGGTCGTCAAAAACCTCCGGACGACTCCACGGCTGAACCAGGATTCATACTTTGAGAAGGTATGGGGCCAGTTGGATACGGCATTGGGTACCGTCTTCGGCGGCGGGAAACCAGAGACATCGCTGGAGGAACTCTACAAGGGCGCCGAAAATGTATGTCGCCAAGGGAGAGCGGCGATTCTGGCCAAGAAATTGCAGGACTGCTGTCGAGAACATGTGTCAGGGAAGCTACGGGAGACATTGGTCGCGAAAGCTGGAGGTGGGAATGACATTGATACCCTACGAGCCGTGGTAGACACATGGGCAACATGGCAGTCAGAGCTG GTAACGGTTCGCTGGATGTTCTACTACCTCGACCAGTCGTTCCTCCTTCACTCCAAAGAGTTTCCCGTTATCCGCGAAATGGGATTGCTTCAGTTTCGATCGTACATATTCTCCGATGCGATCTTGAAACCTAAGATCTTACAGGGTGCCTGCGACTTGGTGGAGGCAGACCGGAGTGAGGGCAACGACACGACGGCCGACTCGTCCCTGCTCCGTAACGCGATCGATCTGTTCCATGGTCTTGACGTGTACATTAGCGATTATGAACCGCTTCTAGTTTCGCGGTCGAAAGACTACTTTTCATTGTGGACTCAGCAGGAGACTACCGGGTACCTCGCTACATTTGTGGAGAATAGCCATCGCTTGATCGCGCGGGAGGTGAATCGATGCGAACTTTTTTCTCTTAGCCGGAGTACGAAGCAGAAGCTATCTGAGATTTTGGATGAAGTTCTACTAAGCCAAGAGGACTTCTTACTTGACAAAAAAGACATTCTTGGGCTGCTACGGGCCAGCAACAAGACGGCATTGGAGAAATTGTATGCTCTGTTGGAGCGTAAAGATCTTGGTAGTCGACTGAAGCCCGCTTTCGGAAGCTACATTGTGGAAGAAGGCAGTGAAATCGTCGCTGACGAGGACAAGGAGGGGGAGATGGTGCCACGGCTGTTGGAAttcaagcagcagcttgaCGACACCTGGACAGATTCTTTCCATCGTCACGAGGAATTGGGACATACACTGCGAGAATCGTTCGACGCGTTTATGAATAAGGACTCGAAAATGGAGACGAAGATGGGAGAGATGATTGCCAAACACGTGGACCGGCTTCTGAAAGGCGGATGGAAGTTACCAACAAGACGGAAACTGGAGGATATGCCACTTGCAGATGAGGATGCTGAGATCAATCGCCAGCTGGACCAGGTGCTGGATCTGTTCCGGTTTGTGCATGGAAAACTGGTGTTTGAGACATTCTATAAGAACGACTTGGCGCGTCGCTTATTGATGGGACGGAGTGCCAGCGACGATGCGGAGAAGAGTATGCTGGCGAAGCTCAGGACAG AATGTGGATCGAGCTTCACACACAACCTCGAGTCGATGTTCAAGGACATGGATGTTGCGCGCGACGAGATGGCAGGATACAGCTCGATTCAGCGCCAACGGAAACACCGGTTGCCGGTTGATCTGAATGTCAACGTGCTGTCAGCAGCATCATGGCCAACGTATCCAGATGTGCAAGTGCGGATTCCACCGGTGGTGGCGACAGCGATCAACGACTTTGAACAATTCTACCACAACAAATATAATGGACGGAGACTTCACTGGAAGCATCAACTAGCGCACTGTCAATTGCGAGCATGGTTCCCAAAGGGAGTCAAGGAATTGATGGTCAGTTCATCGCAGGCGATTGTACTGTTGCTGTTCAACGACGTTCCCGAAGGCGGGACGCTGCAGTACCCTCAGATCCAGGGAGCGACGCTGTTGC CGGATGTGGAACTGCAACGGACACTACAGTCACTAGCGTGCGCCAAGTACCGGGTACTAAGCAAGCGACCGAAAGGTCGAGATGTGAATCCAACAGATGAGTTTGCATTCAATGAGGCCTTCACGGATCCGAAAATGCGGATTAAGATCAACCAGATTCAGCTGAAGGAAACGAAAGAGGAGAATAAGACGACGCACGAACGAGTGGCGGTGGACCGACACATGGAGACGCAAGCAGCGATCGTGCGAATCATGAAGAGCCGCAAGACCATCACCCATGCGGAGTTGGTTGCGGAAGTGATCAAGGCGACACGAAGTCGGGGGATGTTGGAGGTGGGAGAAATCAAGGAAAATATAGAGAA GTTGATTGAAAAGGATTACATGGAGCGGGAAGAGGGTAATCGGTACCAGTATGTTGCGTAA
- the SMD2 gene encoding mRNA splicing protein SMD2 (BUSCO:EOG09265IT6;~COG:A;~EggNog:ENOG410PNRK;~InterPro:IPR027248,IPR010920,IPR001163;~PFAM:PF01423;~go_component: GO:0030532 - small nuclear ribonucleoprotein complex [Evidence IEA];~go_process: GO:0008380 - RNA splicing [Evidence IEA]): MSAEPKIQDLLNKPKSELTEYEVALVEEHEMTAGPLSLLQTATRTHTQVLISCRNNRKLLARVKAFDRHCNMVLENVKEMWTEKPKGNKGKGVNKDRFVSKMFLRGDSVILVLLS; encoded by the exons ATGTCTGCTGAACCCAAGATCCA AGATCTGCTCAACAAGCCCAAGAGCGAGCTCAC TGAATATGAGGTCGCTCTGGTGGAGGAACATGAAATGACCGCGGGCCCTCTGTCTCTGCTGCAAACTGCGACGCGCACCCACACCCAAGTCCTCATCTCATGCCGGAACAACCGTAAGCTGCTCGCGCGTGTCAAGGCTTTCGACCGTCACTGCAACATGGTGTTGGAGAATGTCAAGGAGATGTGGACGGAGAAGCCCAAGGGGAACAAGGGAAAAGGTGTTAACAAGGATCGATTCGTGAGCAAGAT GTTCTTGCGAGGCGACTCTGTCATTCTTGTTCTGCTTAGTTGA
- a CDS encoding putative dihydroxyacetone kinase (DakA) (COG:G;~EggNog:ENOG410PGQZ;~InterPro:IPR004006,IPR004007,IPR012734,IPR036117;~PFAM:PF02734,PF02733;~go_function: GO:0004371 - glycerone kinase activity [Evidence IEA];~go_function: GO:0005524 - ATP binding [Evidence IEA];~go_process: GO:0006071 - glycerol metabolic process [Evidence IEA]), producing the protein MQTKHFFSDPSHLVTTALHSLTVTNPSLAFDPEHKIIFRRPNPQGKRKVAIVSGGGSGHEPAFAGLVGKGFLDASIAGTIFASPSAEQIRKGVMDYIDNEEGVLIIPMNYTGDVLNFGMATEKARAAGIQTEFFAINDDAGVGKKKGGKVGRRGIAGGILILKMVGALAEEGGSLKQVFDLAQLANENLASVGASLEHVHIPGRPIPEDTVPHDEIEVGMGIHNEPGSHRTKATLPELVKTMLFQILDHNDPDRAFITHNAGDEFVLLINNLGGLSTLELSGITDEVHRQLDDDYQIRPCRVLQGTFLTSLNGLGFSVSLLKVVDTGLGQGKGMLDLLDAEAQAVGWAAPIKRETWNQRAGSHVEVKKTKLAEEQPSNVKLDPAVIKKVLGSGLKSIIAAEPEVTRYDSIVGDGDCGVGLKRGAEAVLAFLNDPKANIKDDVVTAVNRIVTIVENTMDGTSGAIYAIFLNALAHGLRAQDKGTATPATAQVWAEALKYSRDALAKYTPAQPGDRTMIDALVPFCTRLTETKDLGAAAKAAEDGSEATKYMHASLGRAVYVGGEEEWVGKIPDPGAYGLSEFFKGLAAAVI; encoded by the exons ATGCAGA CAAAACATTTCTTCTCGGATCCCTCCCACCTCGTCACAACCGCCCTCCACTCCCTCACTGTCACCAATCCCTCCCTCGCCTTCGACCCCGAACACAAAATCATCTTCCGCCGTCCCAATCCTCAAGGAAAGCGCAAGGTTGCCATTGTCTCCGGTGGTGGTTCCGGTCATGAACCCGCCTTTGCTGGGTTAGTCGGCAAGGGCTTCCTCGATGCCTCCATCGCTGGAACTATCTTCGCCTCGCCCTCTGCAGAGCAGATTCGCAAGGGTGTTATGGACTACATTGACAATGAGGAGGGTGTTCTCATTATCCCGATGAACTACACTGGTGATGTCCTGAATTTCGGTATGGCTACAGAGAAGGCCCGCGCAGCAGGTATTCAAACAGAGTTCTTTGCGATCAATGATGATGCCGGTgtgggaaagaagaaaggtgGAAAGGTTGGCCGTCGGGGTATTGCGGGTGGTATTCTGATTCTCAAGATGGTTGGTGCATTGGCTGAGGAAGG TGGCTCGCTTAAGCAGGTGTTTGACTTGGCCCAATTGGCCAACGAGAACCTGGCTTCTGTCGGTGCTTCTCTTGAGCACGTTCACATCCCTGGCCGTCCCATTCCCGAGGACACGGTGCCCCATGACGAGATCGAAGTTGGCATGGGTATCCACAATGAACCCGGTTCTCACCGAACCAAGGCTACCCTGCCCGAGCTAGTGAAGACTATGCTTTTCCAGATTCTGGACCACAACGACCCGGACCGTGCCTTTATTACTCATAACGCCGGTGACGAATTCGTCCTGCTGATCAACAACCTCGGTGGTTTGAGTACCCTTGAACTTTCCGGTATTACCGATGAAGTCCACCGTCAGCTTGACGATGATTACCAGATCAGGCCTTGCCGTGTGCTGCAGGGAACCTTCCTGACCAGTCTGAATGGTCTTGGGTTCAGTGTTTCGCTACTCAAGGTCGTTGACACCGGTCTAGGCCAGGGCAAGGGCATGCTTGACCTGTTGGATGCGGAAGCTCAGGCTGTTGGCTGGGCTGCTCCCATCAAGCGAGAGACGTGGAACCAGCGCGCTGGCTCGCATGTTGAGGTTAAGAAGACCAAGCTGGCTGAGGAACAGCCCAGCAATGTCAAGT TGGATCCCGCTGTTATCAAGAAGGTCCTGGGATCCGGTCTCAAGAGCATTATCGCCGCAGAACCCGAAGTCACCCGCTACGACTCGATCGTTGGTGACGGTGACTGCGGTGTCGGTCTCAAGCGCGGTGCCGAAGCCGTGCTTGCTTTCCTCAACGACCCCAAGGCCAACATCAAGGACGACGTCGTGACGGCTGTCAACCGTATCGTGACCATTGTCGAGAACACAATGGACGGCACCTCAGGCGCCATCTACGCCATATTCCTGAACGCGCTCGCCCACGGCCTCCGCGCCCAGGACAAGGGCACTGCAACACCCGCTACCGCACAAGTCTGGGCCGAAGCACTCAAGTACTCTCGCGATGCACTGGCTAAGTACACCCCTGCGCAACCCGGAGACCGCACCATGATCGATGCGCTGGTGCCCTTCTGCACGCGTCTCACGGAGACCAAGGACCTCGGGGCGGCCGCTAAGGCAGCCGAGGACGGCAGCGAAGCCACCAAGTACATGCACGCCAGTCTGGGACGGGCAGTGTATGTTGGCGGCGAGGAAGAGTGGGTGGGGAAGATCCCGGATCCGGGTGCGTACGGCTTGAGTGAGTTTTTCAAGGGATTGGCCGCGGCGGTCATCTAG
- a CDS encoding uncharacterized protein (InterPro:IPR005162;~PFAM:PF03732), whose protein sequence is MVSLAPKNFYGSKPDVEDADEFIDEVEQYVISGHGNLSSEEMATKQDIIEQDLIRVFRHHLEGQARRWYYTTPKELRRSWPNLRSFFLATFPSRALEMDEYKKGLRREFGSLEQLPNESVSDYVYRWEVLAKQIQCLKAGDSDPDFLIGQACAGIKDMELSQHILSIAGGSEEIPFSRLRRFSNLIEAKKVDMEGRGIHLKLNKPQKPSRVSTVDCASSLRVVGSNTFG, encoded by the coding sequence ATGGTGTCCCTGGCACCCAAGAATTTCTACGGATCCAAACCTGATGTGGAGGACGCTGACGAATTCATTGACGAAGTTGAGCAATATGTGATTTCAGGGCATGGAAATCTCAGCAGCGAAGAAATGGCGACAAAGCAGGATATCATCGAACAGGACTTGATCAGGGTCTTCAGACATCACCTCGAAGGGCAAGCAAGGCGATGGTACTATACGACTCCAAAGGAACTCCGTCGGTCTTGGCCCAATTTGAGGTCGTTCTTCCTTGCTACCTTTCCCTCTCGAGCACTCGAAATGGATGAATACAAGAAGGGTTTGCGTCGTGAGTTTGGAAGTTTGGAGCAGCTCCCGAATGAATCCGTTTCGGACTACGTGTACCGGTGGGAAGTGCTGGCAAAACAAATACAATGCTTGAAAGCAGGTGACAGTGATCCTGATTTCCTGATAGGCCAAGCCTGCGCTGGTATAAAGGACATGGAGCTATCGCAGCATATCTTGAGTATTGCTGGAGGTTCAGAGGAAATACCTTTCAGCCGTCTGAGAAGGTTTTCCAACCTCATAGAGGCTAAGAAGGTCGACATGGAAGGGCGTGGCATACACCTGAAACTCAACAAGCCTCAAAAGCCTTCTAGGGTCTCGACTGTCGACTGTGCTTCCAGCTTGCGAGTGGTCGGATCGAATACATTTGGATAA